CTTCTTGCCGCCGAACGTCGCGACGAAGCTGTCGGCGAAGCGGTCGAAATCTTCCGGTGCGACGCACACGTGCGTCGTGTCGTACTGCGGGCCGACCGCGACGGCCGGTACCTTCGCGGACGAGGTCTCGAGCAGACGCGTCTCGTCGGCATGGGCCGGCGCGGCCGCCAGCAACGCGCCGAGCACGGCCGTCGACGCGGCCGTCATCCGCCATACCTGTTGCAATTTCAGTGCGATCATCGGGTTCTCCTTGAAAGTGGCAAGCGCAACCGCATGCTGCGCGCGCATTCAGCGTGACGTCGCCCGCTCGTCGGGCCGACCGGATTGATAGGCGAGGAAGCACAGCACCGCGAGCGGCAGCGCGAGCGCCCAGAAAGCTGCGAACAGATAGGCCGCCGCCCCCGCTCCTGCCCCGAGCGCAAAGCCCGCGACCGGCGGCAGCGTGCGCCGCAGCCGCACGCGCGCGGCTTCCCGTTCGGCAGGCGCGGCGAGCGGCACGAGCCAGTCGAACGCATCGATCACCGCCTGCGTGACATTGCCCGTCATCACCGTGTTGGCAACGACCGAGCGGGCCGTCAGCCGCGCGTGCGCGTTCTGGACGCCCATCGCCGCGGCGCCGAGCAGGCCGCACAGGATCGTCCTCGGCGCGTCGGCGTCGGCAATCGGCGAGGCCATCACGCCGGCCAGCATGAACCCGGCCAGCAGCACGGCCTGCAGCGCATACAGCGAACGTGCGCGCGTGCCGTGGCCCAGCGCGCGCATCCGATGGTCGAGCACGCGCGCGCCGACGATGCCGGCGATGAAGGCCGGAAACGCGAGCCACTTGATCGCGAGCCCTTGTCCGACGCCGGCCAGCCCCGAGCCGATCAGGATGAAGTTGCCGGTGACATGCGCGGTGAACAGGCCGAACAGCGCGACGAAGCCGAGCGTGTCGACATAACCCGCGATCGACGCGAGAAACACGTCCTCGCCGCGCACGCGATCGGGCACGGCGGCCGCGCCCGCGGTTACTTGCTGCGGCGGCATGAACCGGCTTCCTGGAATGTGTCGACTGCGCCGGCGCCCGCGCTGGCTGCGCGTGACGGGATCGGATAAGGCATGTTTCGCTCCGGTTTCGCCGACCGGTCCGGCTCGCCGACTGGCGTCCGGCCCGTGCGGCGGTTCGGGAGCAAGACTAGGGAAGGCCGACCTTAATGTCATGGCGACGGCCTGAATTTTTCTGAATCCGCAGTGCACGCACCGGGCCGGGGCGCTGGAACGGCACGATGCGGGACGATCCCGCGACGGGTCGCGCGCCGTATGCGACGCGTCAATCGTGTTATTTTTCGATCGATAGTTTAAGAATGTGCGCCATCAGGAGCCGATGCATGACCGAAAGAAAACGCAGCACGCCGGCCCGCGAGCGCGGGACGGACGCCGACGGCAACGCCGTCACGCCGGGCCGGCGGCTCGCGCCGGAAGCGCGCGAGCGGCAGATCGTCGAGAAAGCGATCGAGCACTTCGCGACGCATGGCTTTTCCGGCAGCACGCGCGAACTCGCGCGGCAGATCGGCGTTACCCAGCCACTGCTGTACCGGTACTTTCCGAGCAAGGAGGCGCTGATCGATCGCGTCTACGACGAGATCTACACGTGGAATCCCGACTGGGAAAAACTGATCGCCGACCGCGCGGTCCCGCTGCAGGAACGGCTCGTCGCGTTCTACCGCGCCTACGCGCAAACCATCCTGCGGCGCGAATGGATCCGCACCTTCATCTTCGCGGGGCTCAGCCGCGAGGGGTTCAACACGCGCTACCTGTCGCGGCTGCGCGAACGCGTCTTCCTGCCGGTGCTGCGCGAGCTGCGGCACGAATACGACATCGCCACGCCGACGACGGAGGCCCAGCGCAATGCGGAAGTCGAACTGGTCTGGAGCCTGCACGCGAGCATCTTCTATTTCGGCGTTCGCAAGTGGGTCTACGGCCTGCCGGTGCCCGACGATCTCGACACCGAAATCGAACGGCTGATCGACGCGTTCCTGAACGGCACGCCCGCCGCGCTGAAGCAGCTCGCGTCGGGCGCGACCGCCCGGCGCCGCCGGCGCGTCTGACGCGGCGGCGGCCGTTATGAGGCGGCGAATACCGGCGGTGCGCAAAGACCAATTCAGAACAATTTATCCGGCCAGTCGATCGCGTCGCCTATCCTCGAAAGGCACGTGCAGTCGCCACCGGCAGCACGCGGGCCAAACCCAACACGCACCGTCACATGACTATCGCCACGCCTTCGATCACCCATCACACCGCCACTGCGAACGGCATCCGCCAGCACTACATCGATGCCGGCAGCGGGCCGGTTGTCGTCCTGCTGCACGGCTTCCCGGAAACCAGCTTCGCGTGGCGTTTCCAGATCCCCGCACTCGCGCAGCGCTACCGCGTGATCGCGCCTGATCTGCGCGGCTACGGCGAAACCGACAAGCCGGCCGCCGGCTACGATAAACGCAACATGGCGCGCGACCTCGCCGGGCTGCTCGATGCGCTCGGCATCGGCCGCATCGCGCTCGTCGGGCACGATCGCGGCGCCCGCGTCGCGACGCGTTTCTCGAAGGATTTCCCCGAGCGCGTCGACCGGCTCGTCGTGATGGACAACGTACCGACGCGCATCGTCGCGGAGAATATGACCGCGCAAACCGCGCGCGCGTACTGGTTCTTCCTGTTCCACCAGGTGCCGGACCTGCCCGAAGCGTTGATCGCGGGCAAGGA
The DNA window shown above is from Burkholderia pyrrocinia and carries:
- a CDS encoding YoaK family protein — encoded protein: MPPQQVTAGAAAVPDRVRGEDVFLASIAGYVDTLGFVALFGLFTAHVTGNFILIGSGLAGVGQGLAIKWLAFPAFIAGIVGARVLDHRMRALGHGTRARSLYALQAVLLAGFMLAGVMASPIADADAPRTILCGLLGAAAMGVQNAHARLTARSVVANTVMTGNVTQAVIDAFDWLVPLAAPAEREAARVRLRRTLPPVAGFALGAGAGAAAYLFAAFWALALPLAVLCFLAYQSGRPDERATSR
- a CDS encoding TetR/AcrR family transcriptional regulator, translating into MTERKRSTPARERGTDADGNAVTPGRRLAPEARERQIVEKAIEHFATHGFSGSTRELARQIGVTQPLLYRYFPSKEALIDRVYDEIYTWNPDWEKLIADRAVPLQERLVAFYRAYAQTILRREWIRTFIFAGLSREGFNTRYLSRLRERVFLPVLRELRHEYDIATPTTEAQRNAEVELVWSLHASIFYFGVRKWVYGLPVPDDLDTEIERLIDAFLNGTPAALKQLASGATARRRRRV
- a CDS encoding alpha/beta fold hydrolase, with amino-acid sequence MTIATPSITHHTATANGIRQHYIDAGSGPVVVLLHGFPETSFAWRFQIPALAQRYRVIAPDLRGYGETDKPAAGYDKRNMARDLAGLLDALGIGRIALVGHDRGARVATRFSKDFPERVDRLVVMDNVPTRIVAENMTAQTARAYWFFLFHQVPDLPEALIAGKEAEWLSYFFSDWCYNPHAISGDAFDTYVRAYRRPGAVRGALADYRANAEDVKQDLVDAEVRIACPTMAIWGEDFYAVGKMFDMKSVWESMATNLRAEPIAQCGHLPQEEQPEHVNALLLDFLKHWEG